A region of Pseudomonas sp. Marseille-Q3773 DNA encodes the following proteins:
- a CDS encoding ABC-F family ATPase — MISTANITMQFGSKPLFENVSVKFNNGNRYGLIGANGCGKSTFMKILGGDLEPSAGQVMLEPNTRLGKLRQDQFAYEEFTVIDTVIMGHAQLWKVKAERDRIYSLPEMTEEDGMAVAELETEFAEMDGYTAESRAGELLLGLGIPLEQHFGPMSEVAPGWKLRVLLAQALFSDPDVLLLDEPTNHLDINTIRWLENILTARNSTMVIISHDRHFLNSVCTHMADLDYGELRLFPGNYDEYMTAATQAREQLLADNAKKKAQIAELQTFVSRFSANASKAKQATSRAKQIDKIQLAEVKPSSRVSPFIRFEQTKKLHRQAVTVEKMSKAFDDKVLFKDLGFTIEAGERVAIIGPNGIGKTTLLRTLVGEMTPDKGEVKWTDSAEVGYYAQDHAHDFEEDMTLFDWMGQWTSGEQVIRGTLGRMLFSNDEILKSVKVISGGEQGRMLFGKLILQKPNVLVMDEPTNHLDMESIEALNLALENYPGTLLFVSHDREFVSSLATRIIELSADGVVDFSGTYDDYLRSQGVLV, encoded by the coding sequence TTGATCTCCACCGCCAACATCACCATGCAGTTCGGCTCCAAGCCGCTGTTCGAAAACGTTTCCGTCAAGTTCAACAACGGCAACCGCTACGGCCTGATCGGCGCCAACGGTTGCGGCAAGTCGACCTTCATGAAGATCCTCGGCGGTGACCTGGAGCCGTCCGCCGGCCAGGTCATGCTCGAGCCGAACACGCGCCTGGGCAAGCTGCGCCAGGACCAGTTCGCCTACGAGGAATTCACCGTGATCGACACGGTGATCATGGGCCACGCCCAGCTGTGGAAGGTCAAGGCCGAACGCGACCGCATCTATTCGCTGCCGGAAATGACCGAGGAAGACGGCATGGCCGTCGCCGAGCTGGAAACCGAGTTCGCCGAAATGGACGGCTACACCGCTGAATCACGCGCCGGTGAGCTGCTGCTGGGCCTGGGTATTCCGCTGGAGCAGCACTTCGGCCCGATGAGCGAAGTGGCCCCAGGCTGGAAGCTGCGAGTGCTGCTGGCCCAGGCACTGTTCTCGGACCCGGACGTGCTGCTGCTCGACGAACCGACCAACCACCTGGACATCAACACCATCCGCTGGCTGGAAAACATCCTCACCGCACGTAACAGCACCATGGTGATCATTTCCCACGACCGGCACTTCCTCAACAGTGTCTGCACCCACATGGCCGACCTGGACTACGGCGAGCTGCGCCTGTTCCCGGGCAACTACGACGAGTACATGACCGCCGCTACCCAGGCGCGCGAGCAACTGCTGGCCGACAACGCCAAGAAGAAGGCGCAGATCGCCGAGCTGCAGACCTTCGTCAGCCGCTTCTCGGCCAACGCCTCCAAGGCCAAGCAGGCCACCTCGCGGGCCAAGCAGATCGACAAGATCCAGCTGGCCGAGGTCAAGCCATCGAGCCGGGTGAGCCCGTTCATTCGCTTCGAGCAGACCAAGAAGCTGCACCGCCAGGCCGTGACCGTCGAGAAAATGTCCAAGGCGTTCGACGACAAGGTGCTGTTCAAGGACCTGGGCTTCACCATCGAAGCCGGCGAGCGCGTGGCGATCATCGGCCCCAACGGTATCGGCAAGACCACCCTGCTGCGCACCCTGGTCGGTGAAATGACCCCGGACAAGGGCGAAGTGAAGTGGACCGATAGCGCCGAAGTGGGCTACTACGCCCAGGACCACGCTCATGACTTCGAAGAAGACATGACCCTGTTCGACTGGATGGGCCAGTGGACGTCCGGCGAGCAGGTGATCCGCGGCACCCTCGGGCGCATGCTGTTCTCCAACGACGAGATCCTCAAATCGGTAAAGGTGATCTCCGGTGGTGAGCAAGGCCGCATGCTGTTCGGCAAGCTGATCCTGCAGAAGCCGAACGTGCTGGTCATGGACGAGCCGACCAACCACCTGGACATGGAATCGATCGAGGCGCTGAACCTGGCGCTGGAAAACTACCCGGGCACGCTGCTGTTCGTCAGCCACGACCGCGAGTTCGTATCGTCGTTGGCCACTCGCATCATCGAGCTGTCGGCCGATGGCGTGGTGGACTTCAGCGGCACCTACGATGACTACCTGCGTAGCCAGGGTGTGCTGGTCTGA
- a CDS encoding MFS transporter, giving the protein MTAQQPAAGITRQILSIVFYTFIAFLCIGLPIAVLPGHVHDQLGYGAIVAGATIGLQYLATLLSRPFAGRVADTLGGKRAIRFGLLGIAGCGLLTLLSALTVTLPLLSLALLLGGRLLLGIAQGLIGVATLSWGISQVGPEHTARVISWNGIASYGAIAIGAPLGVLAVDGLGFSVLGPALLLLALLALLVLRKRPAVVVVRGERLPFWSAFGRVAPCGLGLTLASIGYGTLTTFVTLYYLERGWVGAAWCLSAFGLCFILSRLLFVNAVNRFGGYNVAVACMATEVLGLSLLWLAPSPPWALVGAGLTGFGLSLVYPALGVEAIRQVPASSRGAGLGAYAVFFDMALAIAGPLMGALAVHLGYALIFAVAALLALAGVGLTLWLARQARRG; this is encoded by the coding sequence ATGACCGCGCAACAACCTGCCGCCGGCATCACCCGGCAGATCCTGTCGATCGTCTTCTATACCTTCATTGCCTTTCTCTGCATCGGCCTGCCGATCGCCGTGCTGCCCGGCCATGTGCACGACCAGCTGGGCTACGGCGCAATCGTCGCCGGTGCGACCATCGGCCTGCAGTACCTGGCCACCCTGCTCAGCCGCCCGTTTGCCGGGCGGGTGGCAGACACCCTGGGCGGGAAACGCGCCATTCGCTTCGGTCTGCTGGGGATCGCCGGCTGCGGGCTACTGACGTTGCTGTCGGCCCTAACCGTGACGCTACCGCTGCTGAGCCTGGCACTGCTGCTCGGCGGCCGCTTGCTGCTGGGTATCGCTCAAGGGCTGATCGGCGTGGCCACGTTGAGTTGGGGCATCAGCCAGGTCGGCCCCGAGCACACCGCGCGGGTGATCTCATGGAACGGTATCGCTTCCTACGGTGCCATCGCGATTGGCGCGCCCCTGGGCGTGCTGGCGGTAGATGGACTGGGCTTCAGCGTGCTGGGGCCAGCGCTGCTGCTACTGGCGCTGCTGGCCCTGCTGGTGCTGCGCAAGCGCCCGGCGGTGGTCGTGGTCCGCGGCGAGCGCCTGCCGTTCTGGTCGGCCTTCGGGCGAGTCGCGCCGTGTGGCCTGGGCCTGACCCTCGCGTCGATCGGCTACGGTACCCTGACCACCTTCGTTACCCTTTACTACCTGGAACGAGGCTGGGTCGGCGCAGCCTGGTGCCTGAGTGCCTTTGGCCTGTGTTTCATTCTTTCGCGGCTGCTGTTCGTCAACGCCGTCAACCGGTTTGGCGGCTACAACGTCGCCGTGGCCTGCATGGCTACCGAAGTGCTCGGGCTGAGCCTGCTGTGGCTGGCACCTTCGCCGCCGTGGGCACTGGTTGGCGCCGGCCTTACCGGCTTCGGGCTGTCGCTGGTGTACCCCGCGCTGGGCGTGGAGGCGATCAGGCAGGTACCTGCCAGCAGCCGCGGCGCCGGGCTGGGCGCGTATGCGGTGTTCTTCGACATGGCCCTGGCCATCGCCGGGCCGCTGATGGGGGCACTTGCCGTACACCTGGGTTATGCATTGATCTTCGCCGTGGCGGCCCTGCTGGCCCTGGCCGGCGTCGGCCTAACGCTGTGGCTGGCGCGGCAGGCTCGCCGCGGCTGA
- a CDS encoding dienelactone hydrolase, which produces MTLPRCLLALALFGGLLTQAEATPWVAGLHHMRLSDPVDARPMQALAFYPAVGKTRSRRLDGYPIDVAEEAPVALGQFPLLVLSHGNTGSPLALHYLATSLARRGFVVVAVVHPGDNARDHSRLGTLSNLYGRPLQVSAAITAAREDALLGPCLNDGKVGVIGYSAGGETALIVSGARPDLDRLRQYCLERPDDADACRTHGILIADRSELAPMADQRVGAVMLMAPLSLLFDRRTLAGVRLPVLIYSGDRDQLVAVDRNAEALARKLPLTPDYRLLAGAGHFVFMAHCDSEQYARMPALCKDAEGVDRRDIHHSLQRDTAAFFSQALGAPQPAERSAAASLPRQPQR; this is translated from the coding sequence ATGACTCTCCCACGCTGCCTGCTGGCCCTGGCGTTGTTCGGCGGCCTGCTGACCCAGGCCGAGGCCACGCCCTGGGTTGCCGGCCTGCACCACATGCGCTTGTCCGACCCGGTTGACGCTCGGCCCATGCAGGCACTGGCGTTCTACCCGGCCGTTGGCAAAACCCGCAGCCGCCGCCTGGACGGCTACCCGATCGACGTGGCTGAAGAAGCGCCGGTAGCGTTGGGCCAGTTCCCCTTGCTGGTGCTGTCTCATGGCAACACCGGCAGCCCACTGGCCTTGCATTACCTGGCCACCTCGCTGGCGCGTCGGGGGTTTGTGGTGGTGGCGGTGGTGCACCCAGGGGACAATGCCCGCGATCACAGCCGCCTGGGGACCCTGAGCAATCTCTATGGCCGGCCGCTGCAAGTCAGTGCCGCGATCACCGCTGCTCGCGAGGATGCCTTGCTGGGGCCTTGCCTGAACGACGGCAAGGTGGGGGTGATCGGCTATTCGGCCGGCGGTGAAACCGCCTTGATTGTTTCCGGTGCGCGCCCTGACCTGGACCGCCTGCGCCAGTATTGCCTGGAGCGCCCGGACGACGCCGATGCCTGCAGGACGCACGGGATTCTGATTGCCGACCGCAGCGAGCTGGCGCCCATGGCTGACCAGCGCGTGGGCGCGGTGATGCTGATGGCACCGCTGAGCTTGTTGTTCGACCGCCGTACCCTGGCCGGGGTGCGCTTGCCGGTGTTGATCTACAGCGGTGACCGCGACCAGCTGGTGGCGGTGGATCGTAATGCTGAAGCTTTGGCCCGCAAGCTGCCGCTCACTCCGGACTACCGCCTGCTGGCCGGCGCCGGGCATTTCGTGTTCATGGCCCATTGCGACAGCGAGCAATACGCGCGCATGCCGGCGTTGTGCAAGGACGCCGAAGGTGTCGACCGCCGCGATATCCACCATTCGCTGCAGCGCGACACTGCAGCGTTCTTCAGCCAGGCGCTGGGCGCGCCACAACCGGCCGAGCGCTCAGCCGCGGCGAGCCTGCCGCGCCAGCCACAGCGTTAG
- the yghU gene encoding glutathione-dependent disulfide-bond oxidoreductase: protein MSKPAYVPPKVWRNDAASGGQFASINRPVAGPTHVKDLPLGKHPLQLYSLATPNGVKVTIALEELLALGHQGAEYDAWLIRIGEGEQFSSGFVQVNPNSKIPALLDRSVEPPVRVFESGSILLYLAEKFGALLPEAPAARTKSLNWLFWQMGAAPYLGGGFGHFYVYAPEKFEYAINRFTMEAKRQLDVLNRRLAESRYLGGEQYSIADIAVWPWYGQLVRGNLYGAAEFLAVDEYPHVQRWAEEIALRPAVQRGTRVNRTWGDESSQVPERHAASDLD, encoded by the coding sequence ATGAGCAAGCCCGCCTACGTGCCACCCAAGGTCTGGCGCAACGACGCAGCGTCCGGCGGCCAGTTCGCCAGCATCAACCGCCCGGTTGCCGGCCCGACACACGTCAAGGACCTGCCGCTGGGCAAGCACCCGCTGCAGTTGTACTCACTGGCCACGCCCAATGGCGTCAAGGTCACCATTGCCCTGGAAGAACTGCTCGCCCTCGGCCACCAAGGTGCCGAATATGATGCCTGGCTGATCCGCATCGGCGAAGGTGAGCAATTTTCCAGCGGTTTCGTCCAGGTCAACCCCAACTCGAAGATCCCCGCATTGCTCGACCGCAGCGTCGAGCCGCCGGTGCGGGTGTTCGAGTCGGGCTCGATCCTGCTGTACCTGGCAGAAAAATTCGGCGCCCTGCTGCCCGAGGCGCCAGCGGCCCGCACCAAGAGCCTGAACTGGCTGTTCTGGCAGATGGGGGCGGCGCCTTACCTGGGCGGTGGCTTTGGCCACTTCTATGTCTACGCGCCGGAAAAGTTCGAATACGCGATCAACCGCTTCACCATGGAAGCCAAGCGCCAACTGGACGTGCTCAATCGGCGCCTTGCGGAAAGCCGCTACCTGGGTGGCGAGCAATACAGCATCGCCGACATCGCCGTGTGGCCATGGTATGGCCAGTTGGTGCGCGGCAACCTGTATGGCGCGGCGGAGTTCCTGGCGGTGGACGAATACCCGCATGTGCAGCGCTGGGCCGAGGAAATTGCCCTGCGACCGGCCGTACAGCGCGGCACCCGGGTGAACCGCACCTGGGGGGATGAGAGCAGCCAGGTGCCAGAGCGGCACGCGGCGTCCGACCTGGACTGA
- a CDS encoding amidase, translated as MIEVTEVSIAELRDALESGRTTAVELVKAYLARIDAYDGADTATALNAVVVRNPQALAEAEASDARRAKGQLLSPLDGIPYTAKDSYLVKGLTAASGSPAFEDLVAQRDAFTIERLRAAGAICLGKTNMPPMANGGMQRGVYGRAESPYNANYLTAPFASGSSNGAGTATAASFSAFGLAEETWSSGRGPASNNGLCAYTPSRGVISVRGNWPLTPTMDVVVPYARTMADLLEILDVVVADDADKRGDLWRLQPWVPIPAASQVRPASYLDLAVDASALKGKRFGVPRMYINADPEAGTSEKPGIGGPTGQRINTRASVIDLWQQARQALEAAGAEVLEVDFPLVSNCEGDRPGAPTVYNRGIVSKAFLHDELWELSGWAFDDFLRANDDPRLNRLADVDGALIFPHDPGTLPNREDDLAAGMDEYVNMAKRGLKTWDQIETLPDGLRGLEKTRKIDLEDWMDNLGLDAVLFPTVADVGPADADVNPVSADIAWSNGIWVANGNLAIRHLGVPTVTVPMGVMADIGMPVGLTFAGRAYSDNALLSFGAAFEATGSRRMIPPRTPPLG; from the coding sequence ATGATCGAGGTAACCGAGGTTTCCATTGCCGAGTTGCGCGACGCACTCGAGTCGGGCCGCACGACGGCGGTCGAACTGGTCAAGGCCTACCTGGCGCGCATCGACGCCTATGACGGGGCCGACACCGCCACCGCCTTGAACGCCGTGGTAGTGCGCAACCCGCAGGCACTGGCCGAGGCCGAGGCCTCCGACGCCCGCCGCGCCAAAGGCCAGCTGCTGAGCCCGCTGGACGGCATCCCCTACACGGCCAAGGACAGCTACCTGGTCAAAGGCCTGACCGCTGCTTCCGGCAGCCCGGCGTTCGAGGACCTGGTCGCCCAGCGCGACGCCTTCACCATCGAGCGCCTGCGTGCCGCCGGCGCCATCTGCCTGGGCAAGACCAACATGCCACCGATGGCCAACGGCGGCATGCAGCGCGGGGTGTACGGCCGTGCCGAAAGCCCTTACAACGCCAATTACCTGACCGCACCGTTCGCCTCAGGCTCGTCCAACGGTGCCGGCACCGCCACTGCAGCCAGCTTCAGCGCCTTCGGCCTGGCCGAGGAGACCTGGTCCAGCGGCCGTGGCCCGGCGTCCAACAACGGCTTGTGCGCCTACACCCCGTCGCGCGGGGTGATCTCGGTGCGCGGTAACTGGCCGCTGACGCCGACCATGGACGTGGTGGTGCCGTACGCCCGTACCATGGCCGACCTGCTGGAAATCCTCGACGTGGTAGTCGCCGACGACGCCGACAAGCGCGGCGACCTGTGGCGCCTGCAACCCTGGGTGCCGATCCCGGCAGCGTCCCAGGTGCGCCCCGCCAGCTACCTCGACCTGGCCGTGGATGCCAGCGCGCTCAAGGGCAAACGCTTTGGCGTGCCGCGCATGTACATCAATGCCGACCCCGAGGCTGGCACGTCCGAAAAGCCTGGCATCGGCGGCCCGACCGGCCAGCGCATCAACACCCGCGCCAGCGTGATCGACCTGTGGCAACAGGCACGCCAGGCGCTCGAGGCAGCCGGCGCCGAAGTACTGGAAGTGGACTTCCCATTGGTGTCCAACTGCGAAGGCGACCGCCCGGGCGCACCGACCGTGTACAACCGCGGCATCGTCAGCAAGGCGTTCCTGCATGACGAACTGTGGGAACTGTCCGGCTGGGCATTCGACGACTTCCTGCGCGCCAATGACGACCCCAGGCTCAACCGCCTGGCCGATGTCGATGGCGCGCTGATCTTCCCCCACGACCCGGGCACCCTGCCCAACCGTGAGGATGACCTGGCGGCTGGCATGGACGAATACGTCAACATGGCCAAGCGCGGCCTGAAGACCTGGGACCAGATCGAGACCCTGCCCGACGGCCTGCGCGGCCTGGAAAAGACCCGCAAGATCGACCTGGAAGACTGGATGGACAACCTCGGCCTGGACGCGGTGCTGTTCCCCACCGTGGCCGACGTGGGCCCGGCCGATGCCGATGTCAACCCGGTTTCGGCCGACATCGCCTGGAGCAATGGCATCTGGGTGGCCAACGGCAACCTGGCGATCCGCCACCTGGGCGTACCGACCGTGACCGTACCGATGGGCGTCATGGCCGACATCGGCATGCCGGTCGGGCTGACCTTCGCTGGCCGGGCTTACAGCGACAATGCCCTGCTCAGCTTCGGTGCGGCCTTCGAGGCGACCGGCTCGCGCCGGATGATCCCGCCGCGCACGCCGCCGTTGGGTTAA
- a CDS encoding PAS domain-containing protein: MSLTPEAERQLTLTVLKAAIQAMGSVAPRNLEILLHDLDHPEHSVVAIVNGHLSGRSVGSPILAAPEQDQGFKALMQASAEQQGCAPVVVPDYPTTLKGRSLRSATAIFRDSTGHPFASLCVNTDVTGLDAAMSFLQQFQPLATAPTVSEPADMELLMSEIIQTSLQRSGHGRMNKQAKVEAVRVMQERGLFIVKGGVEKAASALGVTRYTIYNYLDQLRGASR, from the coding sequence ATGTCCCTGACACCCGAAGCGGAACGCCAGCTCACCCTCACCGTGCTCAAGGCCGCCATCCAGGCCATGGGCAGCGTTGCCCCACGCAACCTGGAAATCCTCCTGCACGACCTTGACCACCCGGAACACTCCGTGGTGGCGATCGTCAACGGCCACCTTTCCGGCCGCAGCGTCGGCAGCCCGATCCTCGCCGCCCCGGAACAGGACCAGGGCTTCAAGGCGCTCATGCAAGCCTCGGCCGAGCAGCAAGGCTGCGCGCCGGTGGTCGTCCCCGACTACCCCACCACCCTCAAAGGCCGCAGCTTGCGCAGCGCCACAGCGATCTTCCGTGACAGCACCGGCCACCCCTTCGCCAGCCTTTGCGTCAACACCGATGTCACCGGCCTGGACGCCGCCATGAGCTTTCTCCAGCAGTTCCAGCCATTGGCTACGGCCCCCACCGTCAGCGAGCCTGCCGACATGGAGCTGCTGATGAGCGAAATCATCCAGACCTCGCTGCAGCGCAGCGGCCATGGGCGGATGAACAAGCAGGCCAAGGTCGAAGCCGTGCGGGTGATGCAGGAGCGTGGCCTGTTCATCGTCAAAGGCGGGGTGGAAAAAGCTGCCAGCGCCCTGGGTGTGACCCGCTACACCATTTACAACTACCTCGACCAACTGCGCGGAGCCAGCCGATGA
- a CDS encoding pyridoxal-phosphate dependent enzyme: protein MTLHIPTPLIESRPLSLAAGCNIWLKLDALQPCGSFKLRGVGHACEVQHARGARHFVSSSGGNAGLAVAYAGRKLGVPVTVVVPETTTERARELLRLEGAKVVVHGSSWQEANTLAQTLVGQGDAFIHPFDDPLLWAGHASLVDEVAEAGLKPDAVVLSVGGGGLLCGVVEGLQRNGWGNVPVLAVETTGAASLHAALHAGHSVELDRIDSVATSLGAKRVADQALACAARHPLHSHVVSDRAALEACERFLLDHRVLVEPACGAALALAHDAVALAGYRNVLVVVCGGATATLAQIHAWLAVAD, encoded by the coding sequence ATGACCTTGCATATCCCTACCCCTTTGATCGAATCCCGCCCGCTGTCGCTGGCAGCCGGGTGCAACATCTGGCTCAAGCTCGACGCCCTGCAGCCCTGCGGTTCGTTCAAGTTGCGCGGTGTCGGCCATGCCTGCGAAGTGCAGCATGCCCGTGGCGCGCGGCATTTCGTATCATCCTCGGGCGGCAATGCCGGCCTTGCGGTCGCCTATGCCGGGCGCAAGCTGGGCGTGCCGGTGACCGTGGTGGTGCCCGAAACCACCACCGAGCGGGCCCGGGAACTGCTACGCCTGGAAGGCGCCAAGGTGGTGGTCCACGGGAGTTCCTGGCAGGAAGCCAACACCCTGGCGCAAACGCTGGTCGGCCAGGGCGACGCTTTCATCCACCCGTTCGACGATCCACTGCTGTGGGCCGGGCACGCCAGCCTGGTGGATGAAGTTGCCGAGGCCGGCCTGAAGCCGGATGCGGTGGTACTGTCGGTAGGCGGTGGTGGCCTGCTCTGCGGGGTGGTCGAGGGGTTGCAACGCAATGGCTGGGGTAATGTGCCGGTGCTGGCAGTGGAAACCACAGGCGCGGCGTCGTTGCATGCGGCCTTGCACGCAGGGCACTCGGTGGAGCTGGACCGTATCGACTCGGTGGCCACGTCGCTGGGGGCAAAGCGTGTCGCCGATCAGGCACTCGCCTGCGCAGCCCGGCACCCACTGCATAGCCATGTGGTCAGCGACCGTGCCGCACTCGAAGCCTGCGAGCGCTTCCTGCTCGACCATCGTGTGCTGGTAGAACCAGCCTGCGGTGCCGCGCTGGCGTTGGCTCATGACGCGGTCGCGCTGGCCGGCTACCGTAACGTGCTGGTGGTCGTGTGTGGCGGGGCCACCGCTACCCTGGCGCAGATCCACGCCTGGTTGGCCGTGGCCGACTGA
- a CDS encoding KGG domain-containing protein yields MTKHHDNGHGFADDPQRVHDAGRKGGSGKDLKQDRAEKARVGGQHSHGGSRRRGEG; encoded by the coding sequence ATGACCAAGCATCACGACAACGGCCACGGTTTTGCCGATGATCCGCAGAGGGTTCATGACGCGGGACGCAAGGGCGGGTCTGGCAAGGACCTGAAACAGGACCGTGCGGAGAAAGCGCGTGTGGGCGGGCAACACAGCCACGGCGGTTCGCGTCGGCGCGGCGAAGGCTGA